One Gossypium hirsutum isolate 1008001.06 chromosome A11, Gossypium_hirsutum_v2.1, whole genome shotgun sequence genomic window carries:
- the LOC107961847 gene encoding uncharacterized protein yields MFPFAKIPQSCQDMKRLIKDLGLGYDKIHSCPNNCMLYWGDQKNQQCCNVCDKSRWMNENIEDVNADEGGAQLRKKPVKVLRYFPLIPRLQRLFMSSKMTESMRWHNDQRTDDRLLRHPADSLAWKSFDMRFSSFASDPRNMRLGLAADGFNPFKIMSTSYSTWPVVLVPCNLPPWICMKQTSFILSMIIPGEKGPGNDIDIYLQPLIEELKQLWSGVETYDVLRKENFYLRAALLWTINDFPAYANLSGWSTKGRYACPCCAAQTCSKWLYNGKFSYMGHRRWLDGNHKFRFQRTLFDGTEEYKGAPQQTVRSEILFMLKDINFSYGKMNQPPNTQSKRRSRDESDDESDE; encoded by the coding sequence atgtttccttttgcaaaaatcccccaatcttgtcaagatatgaagagactaataaaagatttgggccttgggtacgataaaattcatagttgcccaaataactgcatgttgtactggggtgatcagaaGAACCAACAGTGTTGTAATGTTTGCGACAAGTCTCGCTGGATGAATGAGAATATAGAAGATGTGAATGcggatgaaggtggggcacagttaagaaagaagccagtcaaggttttgcgatactttcccctaataccaagacttcaaaggcttttcatgtcgtcaaagatgaccgaatctatgaggtggcataatgatcaacggaccgatgatagattattaagacatcctgcggattctttagcttggaaatcatttgacatgagattttcaagctttgcaagcgatcctcggaatatgaggcttgggctagcagctgacggctttaatccatttaaaatcatgagtacttcgtacagtacttggccagtggTGCTTGTTCCTtgcaatttgcctccatggatttgcatgaagcaaacttcattcattttatcaatgattattcctggagagaaaggtcccggaaatgatattgacatctatttgcagccacttattgaagagttaaaacaattatggtctggtgttgagacatatgatgtattaagaaaagagaacttttatttacgtgcagctttattgtggacaattaatgatttcccggcttatgctaatttatcgggttggagtactaaaggacgttatgcttgtccttgttgtgctgcgcaaacttgttcgaagtggttgtacaatgggaagttctcttacatgggccatcgtcggtggttagatggaaatcataaatttagatttcagaggactctatttgacggtactgaagagtacaaAGGAGCACCTCAGCAGACTGTtagatctgaaatcttgtttatgttaaaagatatcaacttcagttatgggaagatgaatcaaccacctaacacgcaatcaaagagaagatcgagggatgaatccgatgatgaatctgacgaatag